A single Tissierella sp. DNA region contains:
- a CDS encoding copper amine oxidase N-terminal domain-containing protein, with product MRNFKKYIVLSMAACITLSPVLANANDIVEEVTVISAPINSEEEIKVKDYIKYEGKITSITKNEKYISIMVKDDASDPYNGMLFHIDEDVILLNDKAMDFISKDSFKEGQTVTGYYSKDTIMLMSLPAQLSPDLIILNEAEEPVTVEVSKFNKELISTDGMLKISPTDTTIITDKNGNKVDKEDLVDRDLIVFYTISTKSIPAQTGPEKIIVMDKEDTVLEVETPEPEVIQAEVSVLNKALINEKEITLDKELYKNEKDIVMVPLRQIAETLGYEVNWNNDLRKAELTKGAQWTAVTIGEDNYSFAKMLVRLGAAPEIKDSTTYVPLNFLEEILKVSVEILEDGMVNIAE from the coding sequence AAATTTTAAAAAATATATAGTATTGTCAATGGCAGCTTGTATTACATTAAGTCCAGTTTTAGCTAATGCTAATGATATAGTAGAGGAAGTGACTGTCATATCTGCCCCTATCAATAGTGAAGAAGAAATAAAAGTAAAAGATTATATTAAATATGAAGGGAAAATTACTAGTATCACTAAAAATGAAAAATATATATCTATTATGGTAAAGGATGACGCATCAGACCCATATAATGGGATGTTGTTTCATATAGACGAAGATGTTATTCTATTAAATGACAAAGCTATGGATTTTATATCTAAGGACTCATTTAAAGAAGGTCAGACTGTAACTGGATACTATAGCAAGGATACAATAATGTTGATGAGCTTACCAGCTCAATTATCCCCAGACCTTATTATATTAAATGAAGCAGAGGAGCCGGTTACCGTAGAAGTATCTAAATTTAATAAAGAGTTAATTTCTACTGATGGTATGCTAAAAATTAGTCCAACGGATACTACAATTATAACTGATAAAAATGGGAACAAGGTAGATAAGGAAGATTTAGTAGATAGAGATTTAATTGTTTTCTATACAATATCAACTAAGAGCATCCCAGCACAAACAGGACCAGAGAAAATAATTGTAATGGATAAAGAGGATACTGTATTAGAAGTAGAAACGCCAGAACCTGAAGTTATACAGGCTGAAGTATCAGTGCTTAATAAAGCATTGATAAATGAAAAGGAAATTACCTTAGATAAAGAATTATATAAAAATGAAAAAGATATTGTTATGGTACCACTTAGACAAATTGCTGAAACATTAGGATATGAAGTAAATTGGAATAATGACCTAAGGAAGGCAGAATTAACAAAAGGAGCACAATGGACAGCAGTAACAATTGGAGAAGACAATTATAGTTTTGCAAAAATGCTTGTAAGACTAGGCGCTGCTCCAGAAATTAAAGATTCAACCACCTATGTTCCGTTAAATTTTCTAGAAGAAATATTGAAGGTAAGTGTGGAAATACTAGAAGATGGAATGGTTAATATAGCTGAATAA
- a CDS encoding iron-sulfur cluster assembly scaffold protein produces the protein MKVIEHFMSPRNVGSMKDPDGEGTYGDLKCGDSLTIYIKVKDNIIDKISFLVFGCTASIATSSMITEMAKGKTIEEAMAITEKELIDALDGLPQSKLHCSVLGVKGLRAAINDYKETNNARS, from the coding sequence ATGAAGGTAATAGAACATTTCATGAGTCCTAGAAATGTAGGTAGTATGAAAGATCCTGATGGAGAAGGGACCTATGGAGATTTGAAATGTGGGGATTCTTTGACTATTTACATTAAAGTCAAGGATAATATTATAGATAAGATTAGTTTTTTAGTATTTGGGTGTACTGCATCAATAGCAACATCAAGTATGATAACAGAAATGGCTAAGGGAAAGACCATAGAAGAAGCTATGGCAATAACTGAAAAAGAATTAATTGATGCCCTAGATGGACTACCACAATCCAAACTTCACTGCTCAGTCTTGGGAGTAAAGGGACTAAGAGCAGCAATAAATGATTATAAGGAGACGAACAATGCTAGATCTTAG
- a CDS encoding SdpI family protein, whose amino-acid sequence MLDLRWLINFIMPVSLIIYGSVYIKKAGGSISNFLGYRTVRSMLSEETWKYGNRRAGQIWIRLGLGLIIFSALYLLFISKDFSKPSWLLAIVSVLSSMVSLQTVDKELKEKFDEKGKKLV is encoded by the coding sequence ATGCTAGATCTTAGATGGTTGATAAATTTCATAATGCCTGTGAGTCTAATAATATATGGATCAGTATATATTAAAAAGGCAGGAGGCAGTATTAGTAATTTTTTAGGATATAGGACTGTCCGATCCATGTTATCTGAAGAAACCTGGAAGTATGGAAACAGAAGAGCAGGGCAGATATGGATAAGATTAGGGTTGGGATTAATCATATTTTCTGCATTATATCTTTTGTTTATATCGAAAGATTTCTCCAAGCCAAGTTGGTTATTGGCAATAGTGTCAGTTTTATCAAGTATGGTATCTTTACAGACTGTGGATAAAGAATTAAAGGAAAAGTTTGATGAGAAAGGAAAGAAACTGGTATAA
- a CDS encoding double-cubane-cluster-containing anaerobic reductase encodes MRPQIMEEVEGLRGINSVKIKEAHEAGKKVVGMYCVFSPSEIALAADAISVTLCGTAQGPIEDAEKELPRNLCPLIKSSYGFAITDKCPYFYFSDVLLAETTCDGKKKMYELMGKIKPMHIMNLPQTANDEDSLESWKKEMVKFKNFLEEKLEVEITDENLRDAIKLMNRERNAMKKLHKLNAHKPAPLSGMDMMLAQWLKGFNVDKEAGIDLIERLIAEVEERMAKGIYAFDETAPRILLTGCPIGSGSEKVLKALEEAGASVVALENCTGYKGLDVLVDEDENKDLMLALAEKYLSTPCSCMTNNNSRLDLIGRLAKEYDVDGVVDLTWQACHTYNIESFTVKKFVQEELDLPFIQIETDYSDSDTGQVKVRVEAFLETLERPATAK; translated from the coding sequence ATGAGACCACAAATAATGGAAGAAGTTGAAGGTTTAAGAGGTATAAATTCCGTAAAAATCAAGGAAGCACATGAAGCAGGTAAAAAAGTTGTAGGAATGTACTGTGTATTTTCTCCTTCGGAAATAGCCTTGGCAGCAGATGCGATTTCAGTGACCTTATGTGGTACTGCTCAAGGACCTATAGAGGATGCTGAAAAAGAACTACCAAGAAATTTATGTCCGTTAATTAAATCTAGCTATGGATTTGCAATTACAGATAAATGTCCATACTTCTATTTTTCAGATGTACTACTAGCAGAGACTACATGTGACGGAAAGAAAAAGATGTATGAATTGATGGGAAAAATAAAACCAATGCATATTATGAACTTGCCACAAACTGCTAATGATGAGGATTCATTAGAATCTTGGAAAAAAGAAATGGTTAAATTCAAAAACTTCTTAGAGGAGAAACTTGAAGTAGAGATAACAGATGAAAATCTAAGAGATGCTATAAAGCTTATGAATAGAGAAAGAAATGCAATGAAGAAACTACATAAACTAAATGCTCATAAGCCTGCTCCATTATCAGGTATGGATATGATGCTTGCTCAATGGCTAAAGGGATTTAATGTAGATAAGGAAGCAGGAATAGATTTAATTGAAAGATTAATAGCTGAAGTTGAAGAAAGAATGGCTAAAGGAATATATGCTTTTGATGAAACAGCACCAAGGATATTACTTACAGGATGTCCAATAGGCTCAGGTTCAGAAAAAGTATTAAAGGCATTAGAGGAGGCTGGAGCATCTGTAGTAGCTTTAGAAAATTGTACAGGATATAAGGGGTTAGATGTACTAGTAGATGAAGATGAAAATAAAGATCTAATGTTGGCTTTAGCAGAGAAATACTTATCTACACCTTGTTCATGTATGACAAATAACAACTCAAGATTAGACCTTATTGGAAGATTAGCTAAGGAATATGATGTAGATGGAGTAGTAGATTTAACTTGGCAAGCGTGTCATACTTACAATATTGAATCATTTACAGTGAAAAAATTTGTACAAGAAGAGTTAGATCTTCCGTTTATTCAAATAGAAACTGACTACTCAGATTCAGATACAGGTCAGGTAAAAGTAAGAGTAGAGGCTTTCTTAGAAACATTAGAAAGACCAGCTACTGCAAAATAG
- a CDS encoding acyl-CoA dehydratase activase, with product MHYIGIDIGSTAAKVSVFEDDNLIENFTMPTGWSSIETSKVIKERLEEKNIVIDESKVIATGYGRISVPYANKTITEITCHGKGTYYLLGKDSTVIDIGGQDTKIITLDKGRVTNFTMNDKCAAGTGRFLELMANTLGVSIDELSNMALSGEDINITSMCTVFAESEVISLIGSGTKRESIARGIINSITGRVYAMLHKHGTSDTIFLTGGLCEVEPFIKLLSEKLQIQVKTDSLARYAGSIGAALLTKEL from the coding sequence ATGCATTATATTGGGATTGACATAGGGTCAACAGCTGCAAAGGTTTCTGTATTTGAAGATGATAATCTAATAGAGAACTTCACAATGCCTACAGGGTGGAGTAGTATAGAAACTTCAAAAGTTATAAAAGAAAGATTAGAAGAAAAAAATATTGTAATAGATGAATCAAAGGTTATAGCCACAGGTTATGGAAGGATTTCAGTACCCTATGCAAATAAAACTATTACAGAAATTACTTGCCATGGTAAGGGCACTTACTATTTATTGGGTAAGGACTCTACTGTAATAGATATAGGTGGTCAGGATACTAAGATAATTACCTTAGATAAGGGAAGAGTAACTAATTTTACCATGAATGACAAATGTGCAGCAGGAACTGGAAGGTTTCTGGAATTAATGGCAAATACTTTAGGGGTTAGTATAGATGAACTATCCAATATGGCACTTTCTGGAGAGGATATAAATATCACCAGTATGTGTACAGTATTTGCAGAATCAGAAGTCATAAGCCTTATAGGATCTGGGACAAAGAGAGAAAGTATAGCAAGGGGAATCATAAACTCCATTACAGGAAGAGTATATGCCATGTTACACAAGCATGGTACTAGTGATACTATATTTTTAACAGGTGGACTATGTGAAGTGGAACCCTTTATCAAACTTCTTTCTGAAAAGTTACAAATACAAGTTAAAACAGATTCCCTGGCAAGATATGCAGGCTCTATTGGAGCAGCCTTGTTGACTAAGGAACTATAA
- a CDS encoding CidA/LrgA family protein, translating into MKIIKELAIIVGILFVAHVTQMITKIPIPATVLGMILLLICLLTGMLKLESIENVSKFFLDHLTFLFIPGGVGLIASLGLIKEQWLPILIVIVLTTALVIAATGSTVQLLKGKRKGVVK; encoded by the coding sequence ATGAAAATTATTAAAGAATTAGCTATAATAGTTGGAATCTTATTTGTAGCTCATGTTACTCAAATGATAACCAAAATACCTATTCCAGCCACAGTCTTAGGAATGATACTATTATTGATTTGCTTACTAACTGGAATGTTAAAGCTAGAGAGTATAGAAAATGTATCAAAGTTTTTTCTAGATCATTTAACTTTTTTATTTATTCCAGGTGGGGTGGGACTAATAGCATCGTTAGGATTAATCAAGGAGCAATGGCTGCCAATTTTAATAGTTATAGTTTTAACAACGGCGTTAGTAATAGCAGCTACAGGATCTACTGTGCAACTGCTTAAAGGTAAAAGAAAGGGGGTAGTTAAGTAA
- a CDS encoding LrgB family protein, whose translation MDYLDTPIFGFVLSVIAFEIGLFISKKTKKAIFNPLIIAIGLIIILLLSFDIDYEIYNKGGSIITFFLGPATVLLAVPLYKQIEKLKESGIPVVVGIAVGCLVSIVSIFYLSKAFGLVDSIAISLIPKSVTAAISREISAQIGGIPALTVAVTVLTGITGNMIGPSVCKLFRIKDEVAVGIAMGTASHAIGTAKAIELGEVQGAMGSLAISVAGIITVFLAPWLFQILI comes from the coding sequence ATGGATTATTTAGATACTCCTATATTTGGATTTGTTCTTTCAGTTATTGCTTTTGAGATAGGTCTTTTTATAAGTAAAAAAACAAAAAAGGCCATATTCAATCCTTTAATTATAGCAATAGGTCTGATAATAATACTTTTATTATCTTTCGATATTGATTACGAAATTTACAATAAGGGTGGAAGTATAATTACTTTCTTTTTAGGACCAGCAACGGTACTTTTAGCAGTACCACTATATAAGCAAATAGAAAAATTAAAGGAAAGTGGCATCCCTGTAGTAGTGGGAATTGCAGTAGGGTGTCTTGTATCAATAGTTAGTATTTTCTATTTAAGCAAGGCATTTGGATTAGTTGATTCAATTGCAATATCCTTGATACCTAAATCTGTTACAGCAGCTATATCTAGAGAGATATCCGCTCAAATAGGAGGAATACCAGCTTTAACAGTGGCTGTAACAGTACTTACAGGAATTACAGGTAATATGATAGGACCCTCTGTATGTAAATTATTTAGAATTAAAGATGAAGTTGCAGTAGGTATAGCAATGGGAACAGCTTCCCACGCCATAGGAACTGCAAAGGCTATAGAATTAGGTGAAGTTCAAGGAGCAATGGGTTCCTTAGCAATAAGTGTAGCAGGCATAATTACTGTATTTTTAGCACCATGGTTATTTCAAATATTAATCTAA
- a CDS encoding cupin domain-containing protein produces the protein MLKRANELRQDVVVNLMQGEGEIKRTHFFEVDDFCGHGRLYAKHVIEAGNSIGFHKHEGEQEAYYILKGKALYSDNGNEIEIKEGDFTLCPSGEGHSIKNIGNEDLEFIGLIMKA, from the coding sequence ATGTTAAAAAGAGCAAATGAGTTAAGACAAGATGTAGTGGTAAACTTAATGCAAGGAGAAGGAGAAATCAAAAGAACACACTTCTTTGAAGTAGATGATTTCTGTGGTCACGGTAGATTGTATGCAAAGCATGTAATAGAAGCAGGAAATTCTATAGGTTTTCACAAGCATGAAGGAGAGCAAGAAGCTTATTATATACTAAAGGGTAAAGCTCTTTACAGTGATAATGGAAATGAAATAGAGATTAAAGAAGGAGATTTTACTTTATGTCCAAGCGGAGAAGGACATTCAATCAAAAATATTGGAAATGAAGATTTAGAGTTTATTGGATTAATTATGAAGGCTTAG
- a CDS encoding alanine--glyoxylate aminotransferase family protein, translating into MKLRKLVMIPGPTPVVRSIQDQMGRETVAFGDPGFINDYKELLKDMKELWKTEGEVFVIAGTGTLAMEMGIANTLKAGDNLLIVSNGFFGDRFIDLAERKGINIDVISSEWGKIVPVEEIEAKLNEKKYAGVTVTHVDTSTGVCAPIKEIGEMLKKFPETMYIVDGVCATAAEPEYVDEMNIDILITGSQKAFGVAPGLAMLWAGPKALERRKELGKIPEYYIDFDKWLPVMQDPSKYFATPPINMIWALRESVNLIKAEGLENRYERHKKNARAVQAALEALGFTLLADKEYRAVTLSNVLYMDGVNDLEFRKVLGEEGVVVAGGLAAYAGKMFRLGHMGNIDIHDMVSTIAAIERALFRSGIKVELGKGVGVLMTELLK; encoded by the coding sequence ATGAAACTTAGAAAATTAGTTATGATACCAGGACCAACACCAGTAGTTAGGTCAATTCAAGATCAAATGGGAAGAGAAACTGTTGCTTTTGGAGACCCAGGATTTATAAATGATTACAAAGAATTGCTAAAAGATATGAAGGAATTATGGAAAACTGAAGGTGAAGTATTTGTAATAGCTGGAACGGGAACTCTTGCAATGGAAATGGGAATAGCGAATACTCTTAAAGCAGGAGATAATTTACTAATAGTATCAAATGGATTCTTTGGAGATAGATTTATAGACCTTGCAGAAAGAAAAGGTATAAATATAGATGTAATAAGCAGTGAATGGGGAAAAATTGTTCCTGTAGAAGAAATTGAAGCAAAACTTAATGAAAAGAAATATGCAGGCGTAACAGTGACTCATGTAGATACATCAACTGGTGTTTGTGCACCAATAAAAGAAATTGGTGAAATGTTGAAAAAATTCCCAGAGACAATGTATATTGTAGATGGAGTTTGTGCTACAGCAGCTGAGCCAGAGTATGTGGATGAAATGAATATAGATATACTAATTACAGGTTCACAAAAGGCCTTTGGTGTAGCTCCAGGACTTGCAATGCTATGGGCAGGACCAAAAGCATTGGAAAGAAGAAAAGAATTAGGAAAGATTCCAGAGTATTATATTGATTTTGATAAATGGCTACCAGTTATGCAAGATCCATCTAAATACTTTGCTACACCACCAATAAATATGATTTGGGCACTTAGAGAATCAGTAAATTTAATTAAAGCAGAAGGATTAGAAAACAGATATGAGAGACATAAGAAAAATGCTAGAGCAGTGCAAGCTGCCTTAGAAGCTTTAGGATTTACTTTGTTAGCAGACAAAGAGTATAGAGCAGTTACTTTATCTAATGTTTTATATATGGATGGAGTAAATGATTTAGAATTTAGAAAGGTTTTAGGAGAAGAAGGTGTTGTTGTAGCAGGAGGCTTGGCAGCTTATGCAGGAAAGATGTTTAGACTAGGACATATGGGTAATATAGATATTCACGACATGGTTTCCACAATAGCAGCTATAGAAAGAGCTTTATTTAGATCAGGAATTAAAGTAGAGCTTGGTAAAGGTGTAGGAGTATTAATGACAGAACTTCTTAAATAA
- a CDS encoding LytS/YhcK type 5TM receptor domain-containing protein: MQTIFVDLINRVGMIMILAFLMSRIKLVKRLLAKKDIGLKDKLILSIIFGVFGIFGTYIGINIDGGLANSRAIGVFVGGILGGPMVGILAGIIAGTHRMLIDINGLTTLACTTSTILTGIMAGSMSKIYYKSNQKYLIATVGGILAESLQMLLILLISRPFIDALGIVKVIAIPIIILNATGIFVFIAIIDNIFKEEERIAAKQAQVTLKIANRSFPYFMKGFNEETALQTSKIVQEMTDIEVVIFTDKERILSYVGLYEDNEKSRGKEIKDLTQVVIESGSTRVLNTKLSASSENKLGSAIIVPLKENTETIGTLTLYKEKEDSISQVDLELALGLGDLFSSQIALSKLEHQKQLLAKAELKALQSQINPHFLFNSINTIVSCTELEPKKAKDLLLHLGACFRKNLQQGLEEVNLFEEIEHIKSYLEIEKARFGQKLEVIFDIPDNLECYLPPLMLQPIVENAINHGIFEKLEGGIVKIKAIDENETTVLSVEDNGVGIKEEILSNLLNNNKNNDSIGLVNVNNRLKNKYGDRYGLEINSQYYEGTTVTMKIPKIREAEYNVEVSSC; this comes from the coding sequence ATGCAGACTATATTTGTTGACTTAATTAATAGGGTTGGTATGATAATGATCCTTGCATTTCTAATGTCTAGAATAAAATTAGTCAAAAGGCTTTTAGCAAAAAAGGATATTGGATTAAAGGACAAACTAATTCTATCAATAATATTTGGGGTATTTGGCATATTTGGGACTTATATAGGAATAAATATAGATGGTGGACTAGCTAATTCCAGAGCAATTGGTGTATTCGTAGGAGGTATTCTAGGGGGGCCAATGGTTGGGATATTGGCTGGTATTATTGCAGGTACCCATAGGATGCTAATAGATATAAATGGATTAACCACTTTAGCCTGTACTACTTCTACTATTTTGACTGGTATAATGGCTGGGTCTATGAGCAAAATATATTATAAAAGTAATCAAAAATACTTAATAGCTACTGTAGGGGGAATATTAGCTGAGTCTTTACAGATGTTATTAATCTTACTTATTTCTAGACCCTTTATTGATGCCCTAGGAATAGTAAAAGTCATTGCAATTCCAATTATCATATTAAATGCTACAGGAATATTCGTTTTTATTGCAATAATAGATAATATATTTAAAGAAGAAGAAAGAATAGCTGCTAAACAAGCTCAAGTAACCTTAAAAATAGCCAATAGATCCTTTCCATATTTTATGAAAGGTTTCAATGAAGAAACAGCCTTACAAACATCAAAGATAGTACAAGAAATGACAGATATTGAAGTAGTCATATTTACAGATAAAGAGAGGATATTATCCTATGTAGGCTTATATGAGGACAATGAAAAAAGCAGGGGAAAGGAGATTAAGGATTTAACACAAGTGGTAATAGAAAGTGGATCTACCAGAGTATTAAATACAAAATTATCGGCTAGTAGTGAAAATAAACTAGGTTCAGCAATTATTGTTCCTCTTAAAGAAAACACTGAAACCATTGGTACCTTAACATTGTATAAAGAGAAAGAGGATTCCATTAGTCAGGTTGATTTAGAATTGGCCTTAGGATTAGGAGATTTGTTTTCAAGCCAAATAGCATTAAGCAAGTTAGAACATCAAAAGCAGCTTTTAGCAAAGGCAGAATTAAAAGCCCTCCAGTCCCAAATAAATCCACACTTTTTATTTAATTCAATTAATACTATAGTATCATGCACTGAATTAGAGCCTAAAAAGGCCAAGGATTTATTATTGCATCTAGGGGCTTGTTTCAGAAAGAATTTGCAACAGGGGCTAGAGGAAGTAAATTTATTTGAAGAAATAGAGCACATAAAATCATATCTTGAAATTGAAAAAGCCAGATTTGGCCAAAAACTAGAGGTAATATTTGATATACCTGATAATTTAGAATGTTACTTGCCCCCTTTAATGCTTCAACCCATAGTTGAAAATGCAATAAATCATGGGATATTTGAAAAATTAGAGGGAGGAATAGTAAAGATAAAAGCTATTGATGAAAATGAAACAACCGTCTTAAGTGTAGAGGATAACGGAGTTGGAATCAAGGAAGAAATCCTATCAAATTTATTAAATAATAATAAAAACAATGATTCCATTGGATTGGTCAATGTAAATAATAGATTGAAAAATAAATATGGAGATAGATATGGATTAGAAATAAATAGTCAATATTATGAAGGGACAACTGTAACAATGAAGATTCCTAAAATAAGGGAGGCTGAATATAATGTTGAGGTGTCTAGTTGTTGA
- a CDS encoding LytTR family transcriptional regulator DNA-binding domain-containing protein has protein sequence MLRCLVVDDEEYARQGLISLLKDFEEIEVIGEAANGFEAIEKNSELKPDLIFLDIRMPQMSGLEVADIIMNEKSPAIIVFVTAYDEFAVKAFQVNAVDYLLKPIAKPRLSQTIERIIGFNSMENEGYLKDVEKIVSELRKNEKYKQSKIYVHEKDKIIVVNPSEIVYISSLEGFAYITTTKGKFKSRITLNNLEEQLRYPNFFRGHRSYLINLNYIESIIPWYNATYAVELTGVKDKIPISRSKLNEFKDIMKI, from the coding sequence ATGTTGAGGTGTCTAGTTGTTGATGATGAAGAATATGCAAGACAAGGATTAATTTCATTACTAAAAGACTTTGAAGAGATAGAAGTAATTGGAGAGGCTGCCAATGGGTTTGAAGCCATAGAGAAGAATAGTGAGTTAAAGCCAGATTTAATCTTCTTAGACATTAGAATGCCTCAAATGAGTGGCTTAGAGGTTGCTGATATTATTATGAATGAGAAGAGTCCTGCCATAATCGTCTTTGTGACAGCTTATGATGAATTTGCAGTAAAAGCTTTTCAAGTTAATGCAGTAGACTATTTATTAAAACCTATAGCAAAGCCTAGACTAAGCCAAACCATTGAAAGAATCATAGGATTTAACAGCATGGAGAATGAAGGATATTTAAAGGATGTAGAGAAAATAGTCAGTGAGTTACGGAAAAATGAAAAGTATAAGCAGTCCAAGATATATGTTCATGAGAAGGACAAGATAATAGTTGTTAATCCTTCAGAGATTGTGTATATTAGCAGCTTAGAAGGATTTGCATATATAACAACCACCAAGGGAAAATTCAAATCTCGTATAACCCTAAATAATCTTGAAGAACAATTAAGATATCCCAACTTCTTTAGAGGTCATAGAAGCTATTTAATCAATTTAAACTACATTGAAAGTATAATTCCTTGGTACAATGCCACTTACGCAGTAGAACTAACAGGTGTAAAAGACAAAATACCAATTAGCCGAAGTAAATTAAATGAATTTAAAGATATAATGAAAATATAG
- a CDS encoding M20 family metallopeptidase — protein sequence MFNIIEEVKKIENEIINWRRELHRIPEIGLNLPKTTKFIMDELDKMKIEYHTLINGNAIVGLIKGEENGKTIALRADIDALPIKEETGLEFASTNGCMHACGHDGHTAILLGVAKLLNENKDRWKGNVKLLFQPGEEYPGGAKPMIEEGALENPAVEAVMGLHMGQLSNDIPHGKIGVSYGTMMAAVDKISIKIIGKSGHGAYPHQAIDPIIPASEIVLALQSIVSREINPTEAAVVSITRIQGGFNQNIIPDIVELEGSVRTVKEDTRHRIAKRIEEIVKGISVSHNVKYEIDYEYCYPALKNSEDFTKEFVESAKKIISEGDIIEMKAPVMGSEDMSFFLREVPGTFFYLSNIGEIDGQSYPHHNSKFDIDEKELWKGTALIVQGAIDWFYKIK from the coding sequence ATGTTCAATATAATAGAAGAAGTAAAAAAAATAGAAAATGAAATAATCAACTGGAGAAGAGAACTCCATAGAATACCTGAAATAGGCCTTAATCTGCCAAAGACTACAAAGTTTATAATGGATGAATTGGATAAGATGAAGATAGAATACCATACCTTGATCAATGGTAATGCCATAGTTGGTCTAATCAAAGGGGAAGAAAATGGAAAGACTATAGCCCTAAGAGCTGATATTGATGCTCTACCAATTAAAGAAGAAACTGGACTAGAGTTCGCATCCACTAATGGATGTATGCATGCATGTGGACATGATGGACATACTGCAATTTTATTGGGAGTAGCAAAGCTGTTAAATGAAAATAAAGACAGATGGAAAGGTAATGTAAAGCTATTGTTTCAACCTGGAGAGGAATATCCTGGTGGTGCAAAGCCTATGATAGAGGAAGGTGCTTTGGAAAACCCTGCAGTAGAGGCTGTAATGGGGCTTCATATGGGACAGTTATCGAATGATATTCCCCATGGTAAAATAGGAGTATCCTATGGCACTATGATGGCAGCAGTGGACAAGATATCAATCAAAATAATAGGCAAGTCTGGCCATGGAGCATACCCACACCAAGCCATAGATCCAATTATACCAGCTTCAGAAATTGTCCTAGCATTACAAAGCATAGTGAGTCGTGAGATAAATCCAACAGAAGCAGCAGTAGTGTCAATTACAAGAATTCAAGGTGGGTTTAACCAAAACATTATTCCAGATATAGTAGAACTAGAAGGATCAGTAAGGACAGTAAAGGAAGATACTAGACATAGAATAGCTAAGAGAATAGAAGAAATAGTAAAAGGTATAAGTGTATCACATAATGTCAAATATGAAATTGACTATGAATATTGCTACCCAGCATTAAAAAACTCAGAGGACTTTACAAAAGAGTTTGTAGAGTCAGCAAAGAAGATCATAAGTGAGGGAGATATTATAGAAATGAAAGCACCTGTAATGGGTTCAGAGGATATGTCCTTTTTCCTTCGAGAAGTACCAGGCACATTTTTCTATCTAAGTAACATTGGAGAAATAGACGGACAATCCTACCCACATCATAATTCGAAATTTGATATAGATGAAAAAGAACTGTGGAAAGGCACAGCTCTTATAGTGCAGGGAGCAATAGATTGGTTTTATAAGATAAAATAA